Genomic DNA from Solanum dulcamara chromosome 4, daSolDulc1.2, whole genome shotgun sequence:
tttatttatGACATCCATTAAAAATTTGGCTTATTTATGCCATTTCTATTTGAAAAAAAACTCATCCACGCCATTATTTAtgaactaaaaatatttttcgttttTCAAAACAATTTTGTACATGTGGTCAATTATGATTCGACCACGTCATTAACAAAATTATTAAGTTAAAATGGAAATTGTTCAAATATGctatcgaactttgagaaaaggctcatctatgCTATATGTTAAAAGTTTGATTTATCTATGCCATTTCAGTTCACAAATAATGACatggatgagccttttctcaaacggAAATAACATAAATGAACCTTTTcccaattgaaattaattaCACCTCCATTAGAACCAGCTCGAAGCAAAAAGTAATGGTCGGACTCAGGGGCGGACCTACATACAGcctagggggttcatccgaacccccttcgtcgaAAAATTACACCGTATTTATAGAATTAATTTGTTGGTTTGTgagtatatattaaataatgaaCCCCCTGAACACAAGCCAAAGATTTGGTCCAGCGGTAAAGGGGTTCACGAAATTGCAAATTCTGGAGCTAAGTCTGTGGGTTCGAGCCCGGGTAGCAACTTCttgtttttcatattttagtttcagcatattttaatttttattcgcTTAATAAATGAAACGTCCAACCCCAATATTGTAATATTAAACTCTATTATAtgtgtttaattattttacattaatattttagagcacaaaataaaatgaattacactttacaataaaaaaaattctatttttataaaattaagtaaaagttataactttttttgagttttcatatttaaaattttaaaaaaaattctctcatactcattttaagtcaaacatttaatttttatttgattaaggaataatatgattataagtaagattaaataaataggattgGATTTTGGAAGTATTCTCTTATCCTTCTACTACAGATTAATGACCACaacttaagaaaaaatatgcCTTTAACGTACAAATCAAGAATTAAGAAAATCCTCATTATTAAactttcatttaattatttctcttattttaatatatttttttggatagtaTAATCTTTTGTGTTCCTTATttagtttcaaaaattgaataatatatttatacaaCAATGACGGCGACAGAacccataattaaaattttaaaaatacattttctcatattgattttaatattatgtcaaacgcgtactttctctattttattgttCGTGTTGAGCTAAAGTTGAATTTTATGTAGTTGCTTATATTTGATTCGACCCGTTCATATATAACCCAATCCGATCTGCTTATTTGTAGATACTATTAGCgtgtttacttatttttttgaaccccctcgATGAAAATCCTGGTTCCGCCACTGGTCGGACTAATATTTAATTCTCAAGAAAGCTCAAGGTAGCAACTCACAAGTCACAACAACAAAAGCACGTCAGGAAACAAGACATATTTAGTAAATAATTGCAGTCACTATTCACAAATTCACTGAACCTGCCTGAATCTGATAAATATAGATTCTTCTTGCACAACAGATAAACCTCAAGCTTCTACAACGATGAAAAAACAGTTCTCTTTCCTGCAtttatattattagaattaCAAAATCTCCTAAAGCACAGCATTATGAATACCCAGAAGCTCCTAACATACCATTAACATATAATGAATGTTCTTATCTCAATTTTATCTAATCTTGAGCATAGTCACGTCACACGCGCGACAAAGTGATTGGCAGGgtgttttctttcattttgatttcCAGTAAAAGTAAAGTGATTGGCTCGGATGATTAATCAGATCTTGACCTGTCAAAGCAAAAAGCATATACATAAGAGGCTTATGATTCTACTCCATATGGGAGAAGGGCAGCAGCCACAATCCTGCCTTCTTCATTCAGAATATTATAAGTTGATGCAGCATTTCTCTGCAACACAGATGAAGTAAGGAACGTAAGCAACTTAAAATGGatgagagaaagaagaaaatctCTGATCAAGGAATATGTGCAACAAAAAACACGATGTATGTGGTTATCTAATAAACAACAGGCTGGCAAAGAAGGCTTGTAGAGTTCAGATAGCaatttaatttttcatgtgAGTAGTCTGATATCAATCTACCAAAACATGTGTCATTAGTTATGGGCTCAGAACACCTAAGCAGAATGTTTTGTGAAGAATCACATGAATAGGAAACAGTATGTTTAAACGAAATTAGAAATTTAGAAAAGAGGAAGAGAAAAGCCACTTTCAAAACATTGGCTAATATCTTGAAATATTTATGCCTACCATAATGCTCATTCGAAATTCACTAACCAATAAGAAAAACGCTAAACAGGTTAAACGTCACTGTTCTGGCTGCCTTGCTGGCTAATCTAGTTGTATTTAAACTACTTTGGTCTGAGTCCAGGAATGTCAAAAAGATCCTCCTTTTTTCATCTTCCAATAGTAGTTTTCGACAAAATGTTCCAGAGATGTTGAGTAAATGGTGGGGGTATGATGCAGTAAGCAAGAATAAATACTGCTCAGAACTCTTATGGCTAACCATCTCATCTATCAACACAATCTGATAACTATGAAATAGTGCATTAAGGATGACATATCTCCTTCCTTTGGTACATCATTTTTCATAATAAACAAAGAACCATATTCTTACAGAATCAATTGCTTCCAATTTCATTCCAGTGGAACGAATAAAGGCACGAAGCTCAGCATTTACCGGATGAATGTACTTCCCACAACCAAGAAGAAGAATCTCTGCAGTGAAGTTATATtagaaaaaacaacaacatacccagtgaagtcccacaagtggggtttggggagggtagagtgtaggcagaccttaccactacctcattgAGATATAGAGGCTGTTTCTGAAAGACTATCTGCTCAAAAGTATCAAtcccaaaaaaagagagagcaacagtatatatacaaatcatatcatgcaaattctacaagacaagaacaataccAATAGCAAAATAAAGTGATAATCAAAGGGCAATAGCAACACAACTATACTGGCACGCCTAGACCTAAGACCAACCCTAAATCATCACAGGGCAAGACAACATTCTACCCTtgctaaccttctaccctaatacgagACCTCCACtcatttctatctaaggtcatgtcctcggtaatatGAAGTTGCTCCATATCATGTcaaatcacctctccccaatactttttcgtTCTACCCCTACTCTTCCGTATaacccccaaatccaaccgctCGCACTTCCTAACTGGAGCATCGACACacctcctctgcacatgcccaaaccatctcagtctcgcttctctcatcctGTCTGCCACAGAGGCCCCTctcaccttctcccgaataacttcgttcctaatcttatcactcctagtatgtccacacatccatctcaacttcctcatctccgcaatatgcattttttgaacatgagagttcttgactGACCAGCACTCCACACCATATAACGACGACAGCCTAACcaccattctgtagaacttacctttaagttttggtggcacctttttatcacacaggactccagaggcaagcctccaCTTCATCTATGCTTCCCCAATGCGACGCGTGACATCATCGTCGATATCCTCATTACTCTGGATGACGGACCCAAGAAATCTAAAGCTCTCTCTTGGGGATAGGTTGAGtagcaagcctcacttccatgcCTTGTTCATCCATCGCAccactgaatttgcactccatgtactctgtcttggtcctgcTCAATTTGATCCCTTTGGACTCCAAAATTTGTCTCCAAATCTCCAACTTATCATTAACTTTGtcccgagtctcatcaatcaaaactatgtcaTCCCCgaatagcatacaccatggaacctcctcctAAATAGACTGTGTCAGCTCATCCATCGCCAGGGCAAAAAAAAAGACTCAACACAGATCTCTGATGTAGTCTCATCTCAacaggaaagtgctctgagtcatcTCCCACTGTCCTTACTCGAGTCTTGGCTCCAGCATACATATcctttatcgccctaatatacaccatcaAAACACCTTTAGCTTCCAGACACCTCCAGAGAACATCCTTCGaaactttgtcataagccttttcaagatcaatgaacaccatataagatccctctttctttccctaaatttgaagttatattagaaagagaaaaaaaaaagcatgAATACTAAAGAGTAATATAAACTTAAGAATATAATCATTCCTCGACAAAATCAGGAATGGAGTCGATACTCATTAGGTTAAATGATAAATCAAAATGGAGTTGGCATTTCTGTATAATTCTGACTTAACTATATCGCTGTAGTTTTCGGGATAGCTTGCATGCCCCTTGATTATTCCACTGGATACCTACTACCTCTTACCACACAGATACCAGTTATAATTCTGCCCACCAAGAGTTACCAAGGTTTTCATCCACTTCATTAACTACAATGTTACACCCTTTGGTGAGGATTTTCTCAGCATCTTATGCCGAATTTTCCTTCTACACCAAACTCTTCAAGGCTAAGGGTGTTGTTGGACATCCATAATTCTCTTACTAATAAATGTCAAACATATACTGAATCCTATTCAAATTAAAATGGTTTTCCaattttgaaatgaaattttatttcaagtATTGGAGAAATTCCAAAAACCACACTAGCCTTTTTCCTCTAATAAGTTATTGGCAAAGATAAAGCAAACGGAGGGGAATATCAACACAACACATATGCAACTATTCTTTCCTTATACAAAAATTTACCATCATTTTTCAACTAATAAAGGTTTAATACATAGATTGCCCCCCGAGCTTATAGTGAAATCCATGTTACACAACTCTTTGACCACAAGGGACCATTTACACACCAAAAGTTTCAAAAAGTGTGTCTAAAAACACACTGCTTTAGTTATGTGGCACTCGTGTGTAATACACATACAAGAGGCGAGCGAatgcaaaaaataattatatcagATGCTTTATATGAATGCCACATGTCTaacttttaattattattttttcctttttttaatttcacatcaaacaaaaaagaaaaagccaAAATAGCCCATAACCCTTTCGCTCACGTCTTCTCCCCCACCTCCCTACCCATCTTCTTCTCCAACTCTCTCCCCCTTTTATCGTCTTCCTCACCCCTGCAATTGATCCCTTCCCTTttgcattttctaaaaattcttTATCGCTGTTCAAAATCAGTGAAACTTTTCCATTTTTGTCCTATTTTGGGCTCAATATGATTGAGATATGGGAAAAgttaatgaaaaaaaagaagggattGTCGGAGATGGAATATCAGGAGAAATTTCGGCTGCTGAGTTGGTTAAGTCCCAACTCTCAAAAGCTAATAAAGTTGGTTTCGAAAAAAGATttggataattttatttttttggggaaGTTTGCTCTCGGTTTTACGCCATTGTTGGTGGCCGAACTGAAATCGGACGAGCGGGGTGGGAGTTCCCcttagtttttccttttttgctTAGATGGAGATTGTTTTCAGACTAACCAATGACACGTATCACGACCTTATTGGTGTGTGACATTCACCTATTTAAATGAAGTGGTCAACCATAAAAGTGATGTGTATTAGACACACTTTTTGAAACATTGTGTAAAAGGTTCCCCGTGAGAACCCAATGGTATGGCCCAATGGTCAATAACGTGGTTGAAAACCCTAAGGTCTCAGGTTCAAAACTCAGTGGagacaaaaaaatattaggtgatttttttcaTCAATCCTAGCCTTAGTGGACAGAATTACCTAGCAGCtgttgctggtgggaggtgGTGGTAGGTGACAAGTATCCCGTGTAATTAGTTGAGGTGCGCAAAAGCTAGCCCGGACACTACGGTCATCAAACAAAAAACAAGGTTCTCTGTGGACAAGAGGTGTGTAACAGAGATTTCACTACAAGCTCAGGGGCAATTTATGTATTAACCCATTAATAAATAGGTTTAcccataaaatattttaagagcAACTAAAGCATACTTTCTGTCAATTTAGTTTacctacttttctttttatccaTCCGAAGAATATTTAACTACCATGATTACTCATGGCTACTTCTCCAAGATCTTAAATCAATATAAAACAACAACATTTTTTTACTACTGGCTAAGTGCTTTGAAACAAACCTCCAAACATATTAAAACCTTGCATTTTCCCTTAGGGCTTTGCTATAGGGTTAGTCATCATCTTGAGTTTGAAGCCACCACAGACAACatggtatttaagtggagaagggtagagggCGGGTCCATAATCCACCGGCTTTTAAATTATGTGCCACTGGCCCTTGGGGTTTTCTCGGTTATCCAGATAAACATATCCAACTTTGCACCTTTAAATGATTAGTTAAGATTTAAAATCTTTAACTACCTTGAATTACAAATttaagctaatttccttgaTTTCAAACAATACTAGTACCAATGTATAAAAAGGGTATATAACTTTAGAGAAATGATCTGTATCAATGAAGAAATATTTGCTTATGTCAGATGGCACATTGAGTTCAGCCAAGGGAACCGAACCAAGCACAGTAGCACAGTAGATAATCCTTCTCAAGCAGAAAATTGCACCAGACAGATTTACATCAATCTTACAGTGTGATGCACACATTATAACTTGACACAAACTTGCATAATGTTTCTCCtcctttttttttgagaaaggtaATGCTGTAATAGTAATATTTCCCCCTTTTCTGTGGAAGACAAAATGAGATAAAGTCGTGTGCCACCGAAGCCCGAAAGATTTTCAAAACATTTCAATTGAAGTTGCTAACTAGAAAGGAAAATGGCTAAAAGTCTTTGCAGAGACATCACAAAAAAACATAAAACTTGCTTGGTCTCAATAAGAAAAGGGACAAGCAATGCTTTGAAATCATATTActtcatcaaaataaaaataaaaaaggaacaaGCAATGAGACATGCAAGGTCCACTTCTAACAATATTGTACATGAACATGAAGGCAAGTGCAGAGAAACATCAGCTGAGCATAATATTCTTCAACAATAGACCGACTGCTACTCACCTGGAACTGGTCTCACTGTCTGGAAGATAGATAAGCTGCATGCCACATACCAAAATGTCAGATGAGACTGTATAACCAAACTGAAAAAAGGAAACAATTGGGTCTTTTTAAGGGGAAGAGGCCTTTCATATGTAACGTCCAGGAAATATAACTAAAGAGTTGGACTTTGTGACACAGCAAAATGACCAAACCTATGTAATACCAGAGTTTTGGACAACTACTTCCTTTACCCCAAATGAAATTTCCCACTTTGACCTGGCTAAGTTATAAAATGAGAGTTTTATTCTTGTATATGGAGCAAGTGAAGATATGAGTAACTTTTTAGCTTTGCAGATCCTTATAAGGAAAAAGTTGCACAGGATAGTGCAAAAGTTAGATCCATGTAATTATTGTTCTTGTTTGACATATGTCCCTTTTTAAGCAATTGACACCTAAAGGGGAATATCACATTCTTGCACCCCGCTGTCACTTTTTGGTCATCCACTGAGCTACTGGGTATCTTCATCCTTAACTCTAATCAACCACAAGCTAAACCAGACTGAACCATTTCAATTGGCTAgttcaatatataaaaatctaTAAACAGTTTTCCCATATATAACCAACTTCTAGTACATTACTAGAAAGGAAGTCAACATAAATCTCTGTACAATGAGGAGAAAAAGTAAGTACCTTTCTGAAGTAACCTCCGAAAGTTTTTTGGGATGCCAAGACATTAGCAAGTTCCCAACACAAAGCAAGCTACCTTCATAATCTACCCCTTTAACTCTGAAACCGGTGTCAGTAACCCTATGAGGAGCCAACAAAGATGATTAAATAAGAATCAACTGGTTATACATTAGGTACTGAAACATATTACCATAGCttgaagttgaaggaaaaaatacCACAGCTTAATTTTTGTAAGAAACATAGATAGATATCATCCATCACACATTGTATGTTGTCCATTTTACCGAGATGGTGGAAGATTACTAGGAGGTTTTCATGGATGACTTTCCGTTTGTGGGTGACCCGTCTGAGGGATGTTTCCCCATACACCACATGTTCAACTCTTCTCCATTAATTCAGTCTGTTTACAAATTTCTATACACTTTAAGAATTATTGTCTTTCTCAGTCCAAGATTTACATCCTTTGTTCACATGCTTTCATCTTAAACTCATGCTAATCAAGCCCAAGACTTGGTTATTATCTGAATTAACCTAGGAAGCCATACCAGAGGAGCAGAATCCCCTTAATGTTAATCGCCTGCTCTACTGGGAATCACTTGTGTGAATTCTACCACCTCATCCAGCTTAGCAGACTCAATATTTACACCAACATAATAATAGATGAGCTTATGATGGAAACTCTACCAGATTACCATTCTATGTTAATTTAGAACCTGGagcattaataaattaaattaaattccaAAAGAGAGGCAAGAGAAGctttttacattaaaaaaatatttttagaaaaagaagaaggcaTCCACCCCATAGGGCTATGAGGCTATAGATCATATCTATCGAACCAGCTTGCCACAATTTAAGATGTAAAAGCACAAAAGAGTACACAAGTCTAGTAATACAAAAAGATAGCCCCCTAAATTTGTAGCTTGATTTATGTTCCTCAGAAATATCATATAACCACGCATTTTACTTAAGGGCCACATTTTGACTCACACAAAGTCATTAAGAACATTTCAAGATTAATACCTGTGAATATTCGCCATATGTATTGATAAACGGTGAGGGTGGTTTTCTACTTCTCTCATCTCTTTGTGGACCAAAAGTCCAAAAGTAATGCAATTTTTGGGTTTACACTATTATAGAGCTAAAAAAGAACTGGATAGCAACTGCAACCCATAGTTTTCTtcctctccccccccccccccccatgaCCCTTTAAAGCTGAGATAAACATTGTGTCCTCTACTTACGGTCTTTTATGTATACATTTATAAGTCTCTTTTTTCTATCCTTCTTGCCCCTCCACAAAAAACAATAACCCATAAAAAGGGAGAGACATCAATTCTTCTGGTCAGTTCATTTTATTACAACTTAATATTGCCATACaacagaaaaaaagaaagaagagaagagtaAATAGGTTGTGTGAAGATGAAAGCTAATaggaaataagaaaaatatatttgatacaaaaaaaaacatctttTTATCCTTTGTTAAAGCTAACTACCAAAATATAGAGCAACAATGACTTGAACCTACTCCAGAAATAAAATGTATGCTTCGTGATTGAAATTTGAACATAAATTCGGAACGGGGAAGGAAGTAAGGCACAGAGTAAAAGTAAAGTTCAGCTAGCATGTTATTAAACTGCTAATATGAGGTGAAACTAGAAGTTCTATAGCTCCCTTGAGACCATAAAACTCCGCAAGAAACACAATAATGGTCAATGCGTATGCCTAAGCTGCCTGAAGAACTCTAACCAGATTATACCATTACTTCCCTCAACGAAGAAATTGCAATGTATTAAACCATATGAATGTCAACTAACATCAAAGCGTATTCCAAATAGAAAGTTCGCTTCAATTTAATTCCTTACTTCTATTCACTGAAAACAATTGGTTGAATTAACAACTAAATACGACCTAAGACACctaaactggaaaaaaaattaaaaaaattgcaagTGTTCTTCAGATAAAATAGCTCAATTATACACCTAAATCTACGGGAAAACAGCATATAACGAAAAATATTGTATTGATTAAAGAATAGGAAAGTACTGTTGGAAGCGTATTTGATCTTCAGGAACGTTATTGATAAGATTGATTTGATCGTATAGCGAGAATGCTCGTCTCAGTGAAGGCAACGGTTGATTCGAAGGCATATGATTTGAGGCTCTCTTCCTCATAGCTCGCATCAACGTCGGCAGCGTCGCCATTGCTTTCTCTCTCACCGCCATTTCTCCACCTTCCCCTTCCAAGGCTGCAGAAGAATACTCAAATTGCGAGatcaactttgatttttttgacttttcccCACCTAAACTTTTGCCGTTCGTGCAATAAGACCCCTAAAGTATTCGGAACACCGTACTCACcctttagatttttttttataggaaTCTAATTAGAATTATGAAATGGCTAACGCTACTCATGTGTAggtttgtatatatgttggtgTATTGTATCAAAAAGCTATATGAAAAGTTTTGAACAATGGTAAGATGACAAGAGAATGCTTACTTCTTAATTTTGACTTTGCTGGAATTTTTGAATGaaactaaaattataataaGTTACTGCAGTTGGAGTTATTAAGCATCACATATTTAATTACCATAAAATTGTGTAGCAATAATTTAATAGGAAGCCGTATAAGAAATCCATTTCCTTTGAAATCTAATTATCATATTTAAGTTATTGTTTGTCTTTTggtgaataaataataaaagagaATTTTATCTTGTAGGCCAAATCGGTTTAATTTAAGTTATTGTTCAATTTGAAATGGTTTGATTATGCTCATAAGAATCGTGTTTCATGAACAATGAAGCAGAGAAGTGAAGCTTCATGTTGTTGTCAAAGAACCAGATCAGTTTGTATTCGGACAACAACAAAAAGTCCCAAAAGTGAGGTATAGAGTGTATGCAAACACAAACCTTACTCTTAACACCTCTACCTCGAGGAGGTAGTCAATAATCCATATAAACTACAATCAGATCATCAAGGAACACTTCATAGAGACGTTCTTCAATTATTAATGCCAAACATGTAAAAAGACTACCACAATCACCGGATCAAGGATAGAATATTAATCCATATACATCATCTGTAAGATACCACTTGATCTGGTAAGAAACTTGTGGACTAAACAATAAAACGAACGAAACCAATCCCTTAGACATCCCACATCCTGGGTTACTCGAACCTTTATCAAGTATAACATCCAATAAACCTATGTAAAGGGGTAGTTCTCTTCCCCTTTTTATTACAGTAGTAAGATAACAAAATTGGAGTGATTCATTAACTTAAAATGTAGCATATGAAGGAGctggtaagaaaggaaatggAGCAACTGACGCATATGCTACAGGTGGCCGACGTTGCCCATTTCCTATGGACtgctttcttttttcttcttgtgCCTCTTCTGTAGTTTCCAATGAAGGTGACATCTCGACAATCTTATCCGTGTGTTCAAGAGTAATTTGCTGCTCACTCTCAGTTACTCGATGAACTAGAAGCCCAGTCATAAATACAGGAAGATAAAGAAGACTGGCATGGAACATTCTCCTAGCATCTTTGGTTGTACCGTTCAGGTAGAATGATAGTGCTGTACCGCTGATTGCCAGAGCAAGAAGTGTCGATTCCAGGCAAAACCACCCAGATGTCAACCCCCCTGCACACAGAAGGTCGTAAGATGAGGCAGTCTACATAGAAGCTTGAAGAGCGAGGGTTAACATTAAAAAAGTGCACTCAAACTAAAAACCCAACACCAGATGTGCACGAATCTCTCCAACAAATGGAAGGCGCATTGAGCAGTTGCATGGAAAACATGAAGTTGCTATCCAAATCATTGCGATCTGGAACcagatattcaatatttaatC
This window encodes:
- the LOC129886820 gene encoding uncharacterized protein LOC129886820, with protein sequence MAVREKAMATLPTLMRAMRKRASNHMPSNQPLPSLRRAFSLYDQINLINNVPEDQIRFQQVTDTGFRVKGVDYEGSLLCVGNLLMSWHPKKLSEVTSESLSIFQTVRPVPEILLLGCGKYIHPVNAELRAFIRSTGMKLEAIDSRNAASTYNILNEEGRIVAAALLPYGVES